TGAGGTCTCATCTGTCAATCGTgatctgtttttatagcatcaaataacggattaaaaccaaacttacctggaaaaaaaactgatttaaagcgtttgttgtgtttcagtcacGAATGTACGTACGACAACatgtgaaagtaaaaacaaaaaacaaaaaaaagggtttgaacttcagcaaacaataaaatatttctctcttcttttccttccagGGTTCCGGCTGCCCGGCGTTGGACAGAGCATCAACCTGTGGAGTTTTCTACAGTCGGACATCGGCCACTTTGGGATCAGGCAATTTCCCGTCGCTCACAGCTGGCTGTTCCTGCTGGGGGGTTAACGACTGCCATTAGTGTTTCTCTTAGTTTGACTTAACGTTGCCTACTTAGCATTAAACCATCGGCATTATTGCTGAGCACACGAATTGGCTCGTTAACGTTAGCCGGCATCATGGAGCGCAGTAGCTGGAGCGGCAGCGAGAGTCCTGGGGAGGACATGGACAGACTTAGTGACTCAGGAGGGGACAAGACCATGGACGGGGACCCCGAGGGGGTCTGGAGCCCCGACATCGAGCAGAGCTTTCAGGAGGCCCTGGCCATCTACCCGCCCTGTGGAAGGAGGAAGATTATACTGTCGGACGAGGGGAAGATGTACGGTGAGTAACTGGGACAGGAAAGAAGACGTTTTCAGTTTGGTAGTTCTGCTGAACCTACTTAACCCTTATTCTCGTTCAGACCCATAATTCAGTTCTTCAATGGCTCTTTGGCATCAGTGGCGGCTTTGAGTCTTCTTGAGTGAGTCGCCACAAGTTTTGAACGCCTGCATCTGGGCAGTTAATCCTGGCAGATCCTCTCTATCTCAATCAGATTGAAGTGGAAGTGTCTGTGGACGTTACTCTGCAGGGACAAGGTTTTTCAGAGGCTCCTCTGGGGAATGCTCTCCAGTGCTGTCCTGGATAAATGCTTTGTGTCATTGTTGggctgtctctgctgctgcgaAGCCCCCTGATATCATGATGCTGCCACCACCGCAGTCATGGTTCTATCACGGTGAATATCGGGCCACCAGACAGCGTTTCTACAAAAAGAGACCGGTCATCAGAATCAGGCTGCTTCCGTCCACTCTCCCGTAAAGACCTGATCGATGCAGAGCTGCTTAGATAATCGTTCTCCAATCCTGCAGAGGACATCTGAAGCTCCGTCAGAGTGACCGATGGGTTCTAGGTCACCTCGCTGACCTTCGCCCTTCTCACAGAGTCACCGAGAGTTTTTTAAACTTGGGTAAAGCTGCTAAAAAGGCGATTGTCACTAgaggagtttgtctttctctttttcatctcaCCTGTCTCGCCAAATTCGGTTGTTCGCCCGGGTGTCATGCTTCCGTCTCTGCCGATCATTTAGTGATGAACCGTGTGTAAAGAGTGCGTATGGTTTTCATGCATGGGTCTGACGGTGTGGATTCTGAAGCGAAGCGGCGCCGGCGGTTCGTTGCCACGGTGGTCATGGAAGTCATCAAGAGGAGTAAACTGAAGGACACCAGCGACCAGGGGTTGGTCGGCTTCAACGTCTTCTCTGGTGTCACAgggttattattattgctcCAAAACCAACACCCCTATTTTGTTTAATTGAAAGCGTTTTCTCCGGGAGCTCCAGTTTTGTCCTTCTGATTTTAATGTGAGTCCGTTTGTTAAACTGTTGATATGTTTTGTTGAGAAGAAGTTACAAGTATTTCTCAGAGCATTGAAAACAGATGGAGAACAAcgtttgtggggggggggggcccgtGCCTGTGTTCGCCTTGGGCCCTCAAATTGCTAAATCCGCcactgtgttagtgtgtgtgtgtgtgtgtgtgtgtgtgtgtgtgtgtgtgtgtgtgcgtgaactAATAAAGTGATGAACAGATGGTCCTCTGGCTGCCACCAGCtgtgcctccctccctctctcactgttctctctctctctctctctctccctccctctctcactattgtttctctctctccctctctcactattgtttctctctctccctccccctttctctccctctctctctctctctgagttcACTCCCATGATTACTTCACAGCTCTGACTTTTAGGTTTCATACTATCAAATCAGATCTcgactcctctctcctctcgtgCACTTGATGAAGTTGGATTTATGCACAAACGCTTTTCTCGGTCAAAACGATTTTTAATCGTTGACACATCGACTGATATCGTAACGCACCAGttgaaacactgacacacaggcGTCCCCTCCCGTTGATCAACGGCTCTCATCCTGTCCTCTGCCTCTGTGGCATGTTCGCTGCCGCGTGTTTAGCGTGTTGACTCTGAGTCCGTGTTGTTGACATGTTTATCATCGGGGCCCTAATTACGTTAGGCTGTGTCTGTTttcagaggcagagcagagatGACGAGAGGGGATGGGCGTCGAGACCGAGGGGGTTTTAACCGCCACTCGTCTGTCCGAGCCCGAGTTATGAAACTGtgtctggtttgttttttctgctcatGTTGCTCACGAGTCTTAATTCGTGCATTCTGTTTCATTTGACTTTTCAGAAACAGGGATTTTTCATTtactaaaaaaacacaatgatgttttttttttttttcgccgGTACAAAAACATCCTGCGCCGTTTGCACGCAGCGCtggtttgtgttattttctaTTCAGACCAAACCCCAGAGTCATTAAAGGTAGTTTCACGTTTCTCTTCTGCGTTACACTGAGGTAAAAAATTATTGTCAGGTGAGTTGTCAGACAGAAAAGAGCGAGGTGATATCTGATGGGTAGGGGACATACTTATGTATGTGGGTCTAAAAATACCCCCCGCTGGTTACAGGGGAAATGgactgaaatataaaagaagaaaaatgtttgaaagtGCCGAGATGAACTTAGCAGGAAAGAAGCGTAGAGAATTCATAAATGGATGCATATAAAAGGCCGAGAGAATGAAAAGGTGAATAATGGAGCTATTATCCTTGGCAAAGGTACAGAGGTAGAAAGTAATGGGCAGTGGCTTTGTCCCCTACAGACACATCGTATGGATCTACCGGACAAATATGAAAGTCTTTTAAATGGTATTGAACCTTCGCTGCCTCTTAAGATCAGGGACATGTTGAAAACAGACGTGAAGTCTGCAACGtcctgtgtgtgttaatggagGAATTGTGGCATTGACACAAAAGACAAGTGTCCCTCAGACATCTTCTATACGAGTCTTATTAAAGTGTTTCATTTAGTGTCGTCGGATTGTATGGAACACGGCCGCGTTAACATTGTATTTCCTCTAAGTGAAGGTGTTCCATCGCATTCTTCTAACGGCGTTTTTTAGAGTCAAATCAAGTTTTTGTTGATTAAGGTCATTCGGAAAAAACCAAGTGGTGTGTATTAAATAATGAAGAGAAGTAAAAGAATAAACAAGAACAcggtaaaataaaataagtggctgagaagaaaataaaaacaatcagaagCCTCGTCTATGGGAACAAATACTGAACTTGCACTAAGAAgataagtaaataataataaaattagatAATAAACTTGCAGAGAGAGGAAACTTGTATCGCACAGTTGAGTTAAGTCACACCCGAGTATTGAAGTACAGAGCTACAGTGTTTGTGAGCTCGACTGTGAAGGCGacgtcaccacctgttccactCGGCCGCTCGAGATTCCCAGGGTTCAGTTATTCTTTAAAAAGAATCAATGACGGTAAACCAATGATTAACTGCGCGGTTATCAGGAGCCGCGGTGATCTCAGACCGtacctgaaagaaaaacaatgagccGAGATAAACAATTAAAGACCCAAACCGGCGCTCGCCGTTACCGAGGTCGGGCCCCGGGCCAGAGTTCGGCCCCTGTGGTCCTTCCAGGGAACTCAACAATGCTCGGTACTCCACTGCAGCCTTGTTAGCGAGCACAGTCAGCGAGGCTTTGACCTCACTCTGAAAGGGTTTCTGAGTTGTTCTTTAAAGCGGCTGAAGCTCTTAATCACCGGACTAACTGTGTGTGACGGGCGACGGTAAACTACTGCAGCTTCTTTTGGAGGacggggaggaaaaaaaaaagaaaaaccggTACAAAAGCGCTTATTCGCTAAGTGGTTATTTGTTCTCGTTGGTGTTCCAGTGCTCGCTCAATGACAAGTGACGAATTAGATGATAATTAGTTTCTAGTGTGGCGTCTACATGGACTCTGCCTCGAACACAATATTTAATTTCTCCTGCTTCATCTGAATTTCTGCATCTCGTCACCTCATTTggaatttatttataatttatacacacactcactgcaaaCTGAATCACCGATTCATTTTATCATAGTGTCACAATTATTATAGTTTCATGTGGATCCTCTTACATGTGACTGAATGGAGCAAATCAATGGAAATAAGTGTATTTGCAGTGCGTCGCCTTCTTCGATATCTGCAGCTACAGCCgggagatacagagagagagagagggagggagagggagagggaggaggcggGGGGGTCGGTTCGTCACAGTTAATGACCATCTGACTTTGGCCTTGAAGACTTTCACTGGGCAagtagagaaagagaggaaagagagggagggagggagagagaggagaaaagggagggaGCAGAAGGGAAGCCCATTCACTACAAGAGGGACAGAGGTGGGGAAAGAGGGAGCAGCCAGAAcagaggatggatggaagggcgaggggagggagggtgtgtgtgtctgtgtgtgtgtgtgtgtacgtgtgtgttagtgtgtactGGAGAGTTTTTGAGAAAGGGGGGGGTGAGGGATGTGTGCCGCAGGGTTAGTGAAGGATGATAATTCACCGTTAAGCCTCCTAGAAAGACCAGCTGGCCCCTCTGGAGTCAGATGTCAGCCTCCGCAGCCAGGACCcactctgtgtgttgtgtgtgtgtgtgtgtgtgtgtgtgtgtgtgtgtgtgtgtgtgtgtgtgtgtgtgtgttggcactCATGCATGTatatacttgtgtgtgtgtttgtgtgtgtgtgtgtgtgttgctgtcgtCAGTCGCAGCTTTTGATTGCTAGAAGGAAAACACCTGCATGAGGAGCTGTAGATTTTATCACTCTAAGCTCCCTATCTCAGTGAGAGTggtcagagcacacacacacacacacacacacacacacacacacacacacacacacacacacacaccatctgctGGTTAGTTAGGCCTATTGTTGTGAGCCATGTGGTTAGTGTGTGTAGAGGTTTGGCTTTGTGCTGATCTTGACCATCGGTCGGCCAGCTGGCCCGACTTTGGTTTTCCACTTGGTCGGAACAGAAAAGAGTCCGGGAGACGAAACCGAAGCAAACTGAGTAAAATAacttctcatttcatttcacgtAATTATTCAAAAACCGTCTTTGGGCGTCTGAGACTCCGGAGTCCGGACCTGGTCGTACTTAAGAGGCCTCTGCAGAGCGGCGGCGCTGTTAATCTGTTAACTAATCTGTGTTTTGTGCAGCGTTGGATACAAACACGCAGCTGAACAAAGCCTCTTCTCTGTAACAGGTTTTCTGGATGTAACACTGAggttttctgcttctttttctctccgtctTCCTCTCGCAGACTAATCTATACTAGCCAGGTCATGCTGAGTCTGCTGTGCTCCCTATTGAATGGGTTGAATTATTCAGcattgtaagtgtgtgtgtgtgtgtgtgtgtgcactcacacacacacacacgtaagtATGGGTACAGCTGGCCTGCTGGTTCCTTTAATCAGGGGACAGCCAGTCTGCATGAATGCCTGTATTGTTGGGTCATGTGTATTCAGGGCCGTGGCGtgtgtgatttttgtgtgtgtgtgtttgtgtgtgagcgagtgtgtgtgagtgtgcacgtgAGTATTGGGCTCAACAGGGGTATGGTCACAAGGTCGCTGGGTCAACGGCACTAAATCAGGCACTAAGTTGTTTGTCGGGGTCATATGATTCCTGCTTGTGATGGTTTGTGAGGAAGAAAGATCgtccaaatgtgtgtgtgtgtgtgtgtgtgtgtgtgtgtgtgtgtgtgtgtgtgtgtgtgtgtgtgtgtgtgtgtgtgtgtgtgtgtgtgtgtgtgtgtgttagatagaaaacaatgtgcagaatgttttcatcaacacgtcctgtgtgttttctccctcaGGCCGAAACGAGCTGATAGCCAGATACATCAAACTCCGAACAGGCAAGACGCGGACGAGGAAACAGGTAATAACCAACGTGTGCTTTAAATCCAAAGAAACAACTTTAAAGTCGAGCCGAccgatatgaaaacttttattttaccgaataaacaacacagaaaatttgtggatttatatttttacttgagGTAAAAACCGTTCCTGACTGTCGGGCCTAATAATGTACATTATTTAGCATCATCgtcctgctgctgaaaatacTCAATACAACACAAGGTGTTTATTAATCTGCTTCTGGAAATCGCCCCCCAACAAATTGGCCGTTAGTGGAACTGGAAGGACgcaacctccgccaaggccgaCAAGCTATCTCACCACGTTAAAGATATAATCCAGATCTGCACATTAATACAAATCAGCCTTAAAATCGATTCGGTAGTTTTTGACTAATCTGACTAAATATCTGTCTTGTTGTTCTTTCACTTCGTATAgaatattttctatttccttAAACCTCAGCTTCACAGACTGTGAACCTGAGATCAGATGTGAGCAGAGATATGACTTCCATTATACTTAATGTTACTGTGATCAAGAtttgatgaaatattaaagagcaggagaaaataaatacgTTGTAAATGATGTAACATCACATTTAGTTTCACCGTGTGTGTTGATCTTAATATCTCAGTTCTTGGCCTGTGTTCCCAGGTGTCTTCTCTCAAAAGATGAACAGAGATGGTTCTATTCACTGTTGtcaggggagtgtgtgtgtgtgtgtgtgtgtgtgtgtgtgtgtgtgtgtgtgtgtgtgtgtgtgtgtgtgtgtgcccttcCAGTGTGGCAACAGTCTTTTCATAACCATGGCAACTCACTGTTTAGtccttcctcctctcgtctctacCCTCCAACTCCCCCTTCTCTTaccctctttctctcatctcatctcatatcctccttcctccccccttCTTTCCtgtctccttccctctcctctcctctttttttttttttaactggcatccttcctcttcctctcctccaggtaTCCAGTCACATCCAGGTCCTGGCGAGAAGAAAATCCAGAGAGTTTCAGTCCAAACTAAAGGTAAGAGGTGTTTTAATCCggatcattttttattttctgttggtttttacGTTTCCAGCGTTTAAGTAACAAACACATCTGAGCCGTGAGAATTAGCACTGATCATCACACGACTCTTTTCATGTGATTTGTTgatgaaaaggaaaatatagTCCTTAAACTAATAACCCACACAATAAGTAAATCATGGAAGGGAGCTCGGACGAGTCATCTCTCCGCCAACGCTCTCTCTCAAAGCGGAAAAACAATCCTAGATCTGCACGTTAATCCAAAATGTCATTAgataaataaattcaatcaaCCTGCACcgaatcacacactcacagaattCAGTACCATAAATATTCCTGATCACATCAATGTCCATGAATTGTTTCCTGGAAAAAAATTTTTGAAAGATCTCACATAGTTAGAGAAAGTGTAAAAACACGTGTGGGTCTGCATTAAAGTGTAAATGGCTGCTTCCCTGACTGGTCCACTCCCTccagcagtttttaaaaaagttaaaaaaggtTAGAAAAGAGTTTTAATGGATGGTCTCAGCATTATGTTTCGTTACGCCATACACAGGTCTGTCACGTGCTGTCAAACCCACATGGTTCCTGGTGTTTAGTGTTAAAATCCGACATGATTCCCTCTGATCACGTGATCACGTCCCCGGGGAGCAGAGATTTCTCTCAGCCCTTAATTAACTTGAGTGAAGCAGCCAATTAGTGAATCTCCAGCAATTTCAGAGCCTGTAATTTCATTTCAATCAGCGGTTTGCTGCTTCACGTTTCTGACGAGTTCAGATGTTTGGCGAAACAACGTTACTGCTGAGTCACCGTTAACGGCCTATGAGACTGATCGGTGTTATTCATCTGAGATCAGTTCAAGTCATTGCACTCGaccgacacacagagagagaaaagcatcTTCCTTCACGTTACCGACAGGAAGTTCAAAGTAAAACTCGGCGTTTCAAAACACGTGACACTACAACTGACAGAAAACTTGGCTTTAGGGCTTTTAAAGGAAAGagaggtttgtttttaaaagacagaaaatactcaaattttaaaaaaaatattaagtcTTCTGCTCTgctcgtgtttttttttccttttttaattgtttACTCAACTTTTTTTTGCCTTGCAGTTACAGCCCCTCGCCAGTGGGGGGTGCTGCAGCCTCCCTCGCACCATCCCCCACTTTCAGCGTCCTCGTCTcgatctctagtttcaagtcttcttcatcACATTCAGTGAATCAAGATCCATTCagactctttttttaatttaaaaaaatccccGAACAATATTTTCTGAAATTCCGTCCCGATTATTTTAAATCTGTCGAACAAGTTTCATCTTTTAAGATTCTGTCAAGTGTACAAACAAATCCTCTGATTTCTAAGTGctgctgtttctcctctgtgtttgacagTCTGTTAGAAAATGACTCGATGCCTCATGTCTCCCCGTGTCCGTCTGtaagtaaaatactgatgatgatgatgatgatgatggtgtttTGTGTCCACGTGCAGGACCAGGGCGCCAAggagaaagctctgcagagcatCTCCTCCATGTCCTCGGCCCAGATCGTCTCCGCCACCGCCATACACAGCAAACTGCTGCCTGGAATAGTACGAGCCAGCTTCCCCGGCAGCGCACAGGTAGCAACAGCGCTGTTtgtgtataatatataaaatacataatatacaatatttaatatataatatgtactatataatatataagacaggaaacacaaggaCATGATTAACAACAGTTTTTCCTGCAAACCTCTTCAAGGTAGGCCTtggttcagtgttttcattgtgtgtgtgtgtgcgtgtgtgtgtgtgtgtgtgtgtgtgtgtgttctcagctgTGGCAGGGGATGATTCCTGGGGGACAGTCCAGCTCCACCACAGAAGAGTGAGTCACCTCAAACACCCTCATCACTGTGTTACTGACTTTCAGCTTTCAACGTGTCACAGCTTTGATGTTGACTGTTATTGGTTAAATacgtatttatatatatatatgtgtatatatacacgtatatatatatatatatatatatatatatatatatgtgaaatTTTACACATTAGCAGCAAAGAATAGTAATACTCTTTGATGCTGAAATCAATATGTCAgattcttttcattattttctatatttacttCGATCACACGACAttgtaattattaatattattattattattattatatcgaCAAGGAAGAGGAAAATGGCCGCCGTTTGAATATGCTCCATTACGTCGCTGTTACACGAccatgtgatgatgatgatgatgatgatgatgataatggcAGCGAGAGGGTTGACGCAGCTTTTACTGAACTCCCAGATGCTCTTGACCTCCGTGCTTTTGTTGCTGTTCACACAAGACGCAGAATTCCTCTCAGTGCGACCGAGGGGacaatgtgactgtgtgtctctTCTGCTTTCAGCCTTTTCACTTCTCGCCCGTCTGTCCCTCTCCCCTCCAGCATCAAGCCGTTCTCTCAGCAAGCCTACAATGTGCAGACAGCAGGGACCACCACCATCTCAGGTGAGAGAATTGCCTCCTCTCTGTGAAGCGGACAGGCCGCCCTCTCCCCCGTCATTTAGGCCGCCGTCTCTCTGCGGGGAGGTTTTTGACACCGTCCTGGCGCCCGACGCCTCCAGTGCGTTTGGAGGTTTGTCTTGTGAAGAggtcagaaagagagaaaatgaggagtCTTGACTTTTCTTGCATCACCTCCGGTGAATAAGGTCTGATTCTACTCCGAAGCAGAAAAGTTGGACAGACGCTAAAATTAATTATCGCTAAGAAATTGTCAATTAGTTTATTTCTGCTACAGCGTAACATTTGTGTTCTCTAAGGCCGGTGTTAGAGGAAACCTTTCAGCCCCAGATCCTCGGAATAAAGTTGCGAGAGACTCTTGACCTCCATTATAACGTGCACAAGTTGTTTCCTGTGGTGCTGCGCCGTTGAATTGTAACTGATGACGATTAGGGGAACCACTGATCTGAGGCCTGTGAATGTTTAGTTTAAACACTGAATCTGTGCCGGCGGAAACTAAAAACTATTTGATGGGCGTCGttgtgagctgctgctttgCCTCCTCTGTGATTTGAGTGGTGAACTCAACACGCTAGTGTTGCGAACTAGCTGCAGCGATGCCAGGTGTACGACAATTATCGTCTTTGTAGGATAATTATCGTACGGAGTGAATCGTGCCATCGGAGAAAATCGAGCGTTTGAGTTTTGAGCCAGTTTCCACTCCGTCACATCCACTTTCATTAAACTCACCTTGACTTGTGAGAAATTTTACACATTAGCAGCAAAGAATAGAGTCAGCATTGGTGAAGAGatgttaaactgtgtgtgtgtgtgtgtgtgttgtgtgtgtgtgtgttgtgtcatcCAGCCTACGAGCCTCCCACTACagcccaaacacacagagagccagCGTGGCAGGGTCGCTCCATCGGCACCACCAAACTACGACTGGTGGAGTTTTCATCTTTcctggagacacagagggaccaAGAGGCcgtgagtaacacacacacacacacacacagacacacacacacacacacatgcacacagagtaAACACTCCCTGTTGTCCTATAAAGCAAGATGACAGATAacctgcagcagagaacagcgttaaaggcctgtgtgtgtgtgtgtgtgtgtgtgtgtgtgtgtgtgtgtgtgtgtgtgtgtctgtgtgtctgtgtgtgtgtgtgaataaccTTTGTGTAGCTCTATCTCTGCGTCTGCTCAGTCGATCTGTCATCCTGACACACTCTCCGACTAACGGGCAGCTGACGTTCGTCTCGTTGAGTTCAGTTTGGAcgatacaaaaataaaacggTTGTTTAACGATATAAAAACAGACGCTGTCATcgaagaagaaaataataataatgttcacTGTATGTTTGTTTAACTGTGAGTTTAACGCAAAAGAGAAAGTGATGTTCACAACCACAGAAATTAAATTCATGTTCTTGactcagcagttttttttctttttaatgtcaaaATTTTAATTTTAGAGTCAAATgtgtcaaattattattattattgtgatatttagaaaaatatgcagtaaatttgtgattttattcttttaaaacaaatgagccgaagcagctttttatttttgattattttgattaAACATCGTAGCTACTTTAGTTTGATTTTTCACAAACTCTTTTCATAtttagtaaaatattaaaacaatattatgTATAAATCTATGAATTGTTGTAAAAGTTCTTAACCCTTCGAAGTCTTGACGTTTTAAAGAGCATgaatttctgttgttttgatcATCACTTGTTTTCTTCCCCAAACGTTCGACGAGAACGTTGAGACTTAAAGTCCGAAGATTGAATGTGAAGCTAACGTGAGATATCCAAAGCACAAAATGACGCCATGCGTATGTGAGATATTTGgggggaagtggagacgtgtcgtccatctttgtttacaacTTTGCCACCTGTCTTCTGAATGttttctgcctctgtcctcatcctcctcttttttcctcttccctcagTACAACAAGCACCTGTTTGTCCAGATCAGCCAGAGCAGTCCGACCTACAGCGACCCGCTGCTGGAGTGTGTGGACATCAGGCAGATCTACGACAAGTTCCCCGAGAAGAAGGGCGGCCTGAAGGAGCTGTTCAGCAAGGGTCCGCAAAACGCTTTCTACCTGATCAAGTTCTGGGTGAGAAGAGAAACACTCTTCATTTTATTCCTCAGCAACATCCATCAGTAGAAATCCAGAACAACAACGAGTGATTTATTATGATTGATGGAAATGTACTGTACCTGTATTTTTCCACCCAGAGCCTTTGTCTAGacttacaggtgtgtgtgtgtgtgtgtgtgtgtgtgtgtgtgtgtgtgtgtatgtatttccaCCTGGGATTTGG
This genomic interval from Paralichthys olivaceus isolate ysfri-2021 chromosome 7, ASM2471397v2, whole genome shotgun sequence contains the following:
- the tead1a gene encoding transcriptional enhancer factor TEF-1a isoform X2, which gives rise to MERSSWSGSESPGEDMDRLSDSGGDKTMDGDPEGVWSPDIEQSFQEALAIYPPCGRRKIILSDEGKMYGRNELIARYIKLRTGKTRTRKQVSSHIQVLARRKSREFQSKLKDQGAKEKALQSISSMSSAQIVSATAIHSKLLPGIVRASFPGSAQLWQGMIPGGQSSSTTEDIKPFSQQAYNVQTAGTTTISAYEPPTTAQTHREPAWQGRSIGTTKLRLVEFSSFLETQRDQEAYNKHLFVQISQSSPTYSDPLLECVDIRQIYDKFPEKKGGLKELFSKGPQNAFYLIKFWADLNYNVQDDPAAFYGVSSQYESSENMTITCSTKVCSFGKQVVEKVETEYARFENGRFVYRINRSPMCEYMINFIHKLKHLPEKYMMNSVLENFTILLVVSNRDTQETLLCMACVFEVSNNEHGAQHHIYRLVKE
- the tead1a gene encoding transcriptional enhancer factor TEF-1a isoform X1 — translated: MERSSWSGSESPGEDMDRLSDSGGDKTMDGDPEGVWSPDIEQSFQEALAIYPPCGRRKIILSDEGKMYGRNELIARYIKLRTGKTRTRKQVSSHIQVLARRKSREFQSKLKDQGAKEKALQSISSMSSAQIVSATAIHSKLLPGIVRASFPGSAQLWQGMIPGGQSSSTTEDLFTSRPSVPLPSSIKPFSQQAYNVQTAGTTTISAYEPPTTAQTHREPAWQGRSIGTTKLRLVEFSSFLETQRDQEAYNKHLFVQISQSSPTYSDPLLECVDIRQIYDKFPEKKGGLKELFSKGPQNAFYLIKFWADLNYNVQDDPAAFYGVSSQYESSENMTITCSTKVCSFGKQVVEKVETEYARFENGRFVYRINRSPMCEYMINFIHKLKHLPEKYMMNSVLENFTILLVVSNRDTQETLLCMACVFEVSNNEHGAQHHIYRLVKE
- the tead1a gene encoding transcriptional enhancer factor TEF-1a isoform X3; this translates as MWLVCVEVWLCADLDHRSASWPDFGFPLGRNRKESGRRNRSKLSRNELIARYIKLRTGKTRTRKQVSSHIQVLARRKSREFQSKLKDQGAKEKALQSISSMSSAQIVSATAIHSKLLPGIVRASFPGSAQLWQGMIPGGQSSSTTEDLFTSRPSVPLPSSIKPFSQQAYNVQTAGTTTISAYEPPTTAQTHREPAWQGRSIGTTKLRLVEFSSFLETQRDQEAYNKHLFVQISQSSPTYSDPLLECVDIRQIYDKFPEKKGGLKELFSKGPQNAFYLIKFWADLNYNVQDDPAAFYGVSSQYESSENMTITCSTKVCSFGKQVVEKVETEYARFENGRFVYRINRSPMCEYMINFIHKLKHLPEKYMMNSVLENFTILLVVSNRDTQETLLCMACVFEVSNNEHGAQHHIYRLVKE